The genomic interval aaaaaatatcttttccCTTGTTTTCTAGGGTTGAAAATTACATTTTTGCCCCGTATCCATGAAAAGGGTCTCATATATAAATAGCCTTAATTCCATAGTAAAAAGATAAAGAAAGAAATAGATAAGACTGATTATCAAGGTTTGAAAATCAATGGAGAACCAGTACAAGATCGCTACAGTTAACGATTTCAATCGATTTGACGATGAACatgaagaacaagaagaagaagctgcGCAGATTCCGATTCACAGCCAAGTAGTGAAAATCAAGAAAGAAATCGAGAAGATCAGACAGCCATCGCTTCAAGAACCGGAAATGAAACGAGTTCGTCTTCTTCGCAACGCGTGCACGAAGTTTCAGAGACACACGAGATCTCCTCTCGGATTAGCTGAACGACCGATCTCTCTGCTCGGAAATTGAATCGTGTAATTACAACTTTACAAGATAAGGCTTCGATTTTAATGGAAGCTctgtttttctcttcttcttttttttcaattatataatCAGTTTTAGAACTATGAAGTTTTttgtatatagaaaaatatcagtaGAAACTTTCTTCTATTAAATTTACAGTTAGGATTGATGATATGATCGAAAATCTTTATTactgttttatatatataaatctttaACGTTTTGAATCTGATTTGAATGGGTCTGTTTGAGAATTTGGTTGTATTTTGTAGCGGGAATATTCGGATATTCATATTtcaatcctttttttttttgtctttttaattCCAATCATTTCATTCTCATTTGGATCAAAAtcaaaaagatttttttaaataataacaaaattaaaaattaaaaatatattattattaattattattattaaatatttctcATAAAAGTCATTTTACTAAAGTCTCCTAACACCAAGTACCAACCCATTTTAGTTAAAACAAAGAATTAAGAAAGTCTCAATATccattaatgattttttttttcataaaagtcttgaaaattcaaaagagaaatgctaaagtgGTGATGCTTAGAACTCTTTGTTAGTATCGTTATTGGTCTAaccataatttaatataaaagctTTTACTGGTCTAaccataatttaatataaaagctTTTCGAAAGTGTCGCTAGTCAATCGCAACGTAACA from Cannabis sativa cultivar Pink pepper isolate KNU-18-1 chromosome 4, ASM2916894v1, whole genome shotgun sequence carries:
- the LOC115714323 gene encoding uncharacterized protein LOC115714323 codes for the protein MENQYKIATVNDFNRFDDEHEEQEEEAAQIPIHSQVVKIKKEIEKIRQPSLQEPEMKRVRLLRNACTKFQRHTRSPLGLAERPISLLGN